The genomic DNA CACGCTTAAAAATATCCAAATGACCGTAAGTGACGGGGTCAAAGCTGCCGGGGCATACTGCAATTCTCATAATGTCTCCTTAAAGCGCACGGTAGGTCGTCAACTTTGCCTTACCGTAACGATATTCTTTGCGCGCGGCAAAAATGCCCACGGCTTCGGGCAGCATTTCATCCCGCTCAGTTTCACACATAATAATGCCGCCGGGGTTCATACAAGGCACCAGCAACGGCAGCAACGAATTAATCAGCTCTTTGTTGTAGGGCGGGTCTAACAACGCAATATCAAAAGGCTCGCGTACAGTTTTTAAAAACGCGACAGCGTCCATCATGACGATCCGCGCATGGTCTTTGAGCTTGGTGTGTTCAAGGTTCTGGGTAATGGCCTGATTTGCCTCGCGCGAAGCGTCGACAAAAACCGCCGAACGTGCGCCGCGCGACAGCGCCTCAATGCCAAGCTGACCCGAACCTGCAAAAAGATCCAGCACCGCAGAACCTTCCACCTCAAACTGAATGATAGAAAACAGCGCTTCTTTTGCCATATCTGAGGTCGGGCGGGTATCTAATCCCTGCGG from Oscillospiraceae bacterium MB24-C1 includes the following:
- the rsmD gene encoding 16S rRNA (guanine(966)-N(2))-methyltransferase RsmD; amino-acid sequence: MRVITGTARGRKLVAPQGLDTRPTSDMAKEALFSIIQFEVEGSAVLDLFAGSGQLGIEALSRGARSAVFVDASREANQAITQNLEHTKLKDHARIVMMDAVAFLKTVREPFDIALLDPPYNKELINSLLPLLVPCMNPGGIIMCETERDEMLPEAVGIFAARKEYRYGKAKLTTYRAL